A part of Brassica rapa cultivar Chiifu-401-42 chromosome A05, CAAS_Brap_v3.01, whole genome shotgun sequence genomic DNA contains:
- the LOC103868355 gene encoding 36.4 kDa proline-rich protein, protein MGFLHKQYHSFVILLLFGFLAISYACECSDPPKPSTPPPYTPCPPTAKPPPPPTPSPPPPYVKPPPPPTPSPPPPYVKPPPPTLSPPPPYVKPPPPPTPSPPPPYVKPPPPPTPSPPPPYVKPPPPPTPSPPPPYVKPPPPPTPSPPPPHIQPPPPPTPSPPPPYVKPPPPPTPSPPPPHIQPPPPPTPSPPPPYVKPPPPPTPSPPPPHIQPPPPPTPSPPPPYVKPPPPPTPSPPPPPTPCPPPPPAPTPKPKTCSINVLKLGACVDVLGGLIHVGLGKGYAKTKCCPVLDGLVGLDAAVCLCSSIRAKLLNIDLVIPIALELLIDCGKTPPRDFKCPAPQQRNPLLG, encoded by the coding sequence ATGGGGTTTCTTCACAAACAGTATCACTCCTTTGTGATACTTCTCCTTTTTGGTTTCCTCGCCATCTCTTACGCTTGTGAATGTAGTGACCCTCCAAAACCATCAACTCCACCACCGTACACTCCATGCCCTCCCACCGCGAAGCCACCGCCACCACCAACCccatctcctccaccaccgtaCGTCAAACCACCGCCACCTCCAACCCCTTCGCCCCCACCACCGTACGTCAAGCCACCACCGCCAACCCTATCGCCCCCACCACCGTACGTcaagccaccaccaccaccaactcCATCGCCCCCACCACCTTACGTcaagccaccaccaccaccaactcCATCGCCCCCACCACCTTACGTcaagccaccaccaccaccaactcCATCGCCCCCACCACCTTACGTgaagccaccaccaccaccaactcCATCGCCCCCCCCACCACACATCCAGCCACCGCCACCACCAACTCCATCGCCCCCACCACCATACGTCAAGCCACCGCCACCGCCAACCCCATCTCCCCCACCACCACATATCCAGCCACCGCCACCGCCAACTCCATCGCCCCCACCACCATACGTCAAGCCACCGCCACCGCCAACCccatctcctccaccaccacacatccagccaccaccaccaccaactcCATCGCCCCCACCACCATACGTCAAGCCACCGCCACCGCCAACCCCATCTCCTCCACCGCCACCAACCCCATGTCCTCCTCCACCTCCAGCACCAACACCTAAGCCTAAGACTTGCTCAATCAACGTGCTTAAGCTAGGCGCATGTGTGGACGTGCTTGGCGGTTTGATTCACGTTGGACTAGGGAAAGGCTATGCCAAGACGAAATGTTGCCCGGTTCTTGACGGTTTAGTGGGTCTTGACGCAGCGGTTTGTCTTTGTAGCAGCATTAGAGCCAAGCTTCTCAATATTGACCTGGTTATTCCAATTGCTCTTGAGCTTCTTATCGACTGTGGTAAGACTCCACCTCGTGACTTCAAGTGTCCTGCTCCACAACAAAGGAATCCTCTCTTGGGTTGA